One stretch of Bosea vaviloviae DNA includes these proteins:
- a CDS encoding 2Fe-2S iron-sulfur cluster-binding protein, with protein MAILNVIDRDGRAHELEAVEGWRVMEILRDYKVGIEGVCGGSCDCATCHVVVAPDWAKRLPEPREDEIDALDTLPLIEATSRLSCQIIWSDDLDGLTLTLAEAA; from the coding sequence GTGGCCATTCTGAATGTGATCGACCGCGACGGTCGCGCCCATGAACTCGAAGCCGTTGAAGGCTGGCGGGTGATGGAGATCCTGCGCGACTACAAGGTCGGGATCGAGGGCGTCTGCGGCGGTTCCTGCGATTGCGCCACCTGCCATGTCGTCGTCGCGCCCGACTGGGCCAAGCGCCTGCCGGAGCCGCGCGAGGATGAGATCGACGCGCTCGATACCCTGCCATTGATCGAGGCGACCTCGCGCCTCTCCTGCCAGATCATCTGGTCCGACGATCTCGACGGTCTGACGCTCACTTTGGCGGAGGCTGCGTGA
- a CDS encoding DUF934 domain-containing protein, protein MPLLDRNGTKIDAWTRSEGSGVDNLSQALVPWEALTEALQQKTRDQRIGVVIPNNIRIAELKLVLRQLSLIAVSFPAYSDGRGFSLAKLIRNHGFTGTLRASGPLIADQFAYALACGFDEIELPEASAARQPVEQWLKAAGQISHGYQRGYGDSHNILDQRRTARAAGRLAAS, encoded by the coding sequence ATGCCGTTGCTTGATCGGAACGGCACCAAAATCGACGCCTGGACGCGCAGCGAAGGCTCAGGGGTCGACAACCTCTCGCAGGCCCTGGTGCCGTGGGAAGCGCTGACCGAGGCGCTTCAGCAGAAGACGCGCGACCAGCGCATCGGCGTCGTGATCCCCAATAATATCCGCATCGCCGAGCTCAAGCTGGTGCTGCGCCAGCTCTCGCTGATCGCTGTCAGCTTCCCGGCCTATTCGGACGGGCGCGGCTTCAGCCTCGCCAAGCTGATCCGCAATCACGGCTTCACCGGAACCTTGCGCGCCAGCGGCCCCCTGATCGCCGACCAGTTCGCCTATGCGCTGGCCTGCGGCTTCGACGAAATCGAACTGCCCGAGGCCAGCGCGGCACGTCAACCGGTCGAGCAATGGCTCAAGGCCGCGGGCCAGATCAGCCATGGCTATCAGCGCGGCTATGGCGACAGCCACAACATCCTCGACCAGCGTCGGACGGCCCGCGCCGCCGGCCGCCTCGCCGCATCTTAA
- a CDS encoding sensor histidine kinase encodes MAPGVGKTYEMLTQGKRAQAEHGEVLVGLVETHGRRETEALLDGLEVMARRPIEHNGRMLMEFDLDAALACKPRLLLVDEYAHSNAPGSRHPKRWQDVQELLDAGIDIWTTLNVQHLESLVDVIWKITGVRQRETVPDSVLSSADEIELIDITPSELRQRMAEGKVYLPETARLAADHFFKPENLTALRELALRRAAQTVDDHLNQAMKRAGVEGPWAAGERILVLIGPDAMASSLVRAGRRLSDMMMDAPWTVAHVERPNRSDADPARGQRLAEALKLAEQLGAANVVLTSDDLVASVLEYARRNNVTQIVVGKSHRRGWRAWFHRSLAPALLEAQNGAALHIITDIASVPAGPPPTAPTRDLSWRGHIGAAVMVAAAVVVATLVDRQAENANLAMLFLVSVLGAGVAFGLWPSLTAAGLAALAYNFFFLEPRLSMWIGNPADVLTFAVFFVAAVATGGLTGRIRDQAKATARRASAITALLAASRRLSGAARREDAATVLAEQLSAATAGKVIVLLPQGDEIAPSAGAPSLEPLTTADMTAARWSWNRGEPAGAGTGTLPNVAWTFRPLQGVRARTGVVGFEPKALLGAENERFAMALLDQGAIALERVELAAAAVDAEALRRTDRLRSALLNSVSHDLRTPLATVLGSVTTLIDFGKSVEPAVADDLLLSIREEAERLNRYVGDLLDMTRLEGGALVTRRDWTDVRDVISAAIARVSRRLENRRIQRDFPAELSAVPADPSLLEQALVNILENAIAYSENGSLIETAAYEDRGNVVISIEDEGRGIPTAELERVFEKFRRMEEATDRGGERGKGAGLGLAISKGFVEAMGGRIAAASPIQDRPDGSKGGTRILISLRKDGAAPEVLS; translated from the coding sequence ATGGCGCCGGGCGTCGGCAAGACCTACGAGATGCTCACCCAGGGCAAGCGCGCGCAAGCGGAGCATGGCGAGGTGCTGGTCGGCCTCGTCGAGACGCATGGCCGCCGCGAGACCGAAGCGCTGCTCGACGGGCTGGAGGTGATGGCGCGTCGGCCGATCGAGCATAATGGCCGGATGCTGATGGAGTTCGACCTCGATGCGGCGCTGGCCTGCAAGCCGCGCCTGCTGCTGGTCGATGAATACGCGCATTCCAATGCGCCGGGCAGCCGCCACCCCAAGCGCTGGCAGGATGTGCAGGAGCTCCTCGACGCCGGGATCGACATCTGGACGACGCTGAACGTCCAGCATCTCGAGAGCCTGGTCGACGTGATCTGGAAGATCACCGGCGTGCGCCAGCGCGAAACCGTGCCCGACAGTGTCCTGAGCAGCGCCGACGAGATCGAACTGATCGACATCACGCCGAGCGAGCTGCGCCAGCGCATGGCCGAGGGCAAGGTCTACCTCCCCGAGACGGCGCGGCTCGCCGCCGACCATTTCTTCAAGCCGGAGAACCTGACCGCGCTGCGCGAGCTTGCCTTGCGCCGCGCCGCACAGACGGTCGACGACCATCTGAACCAGGCGATGAAACGCGCCGGCGTCGAAGGCCCCTGGGCTGCCGGCGAACGCATCCTGGTGCTGATCGGGCCAGACGCGATGGCGTCCTCGCTCGTGCGCGCCGGCCGGCGCCTTTCCGACATGATGATGGACGCGCCCTGGACGGTCGCCCATGTCGAGCGGCCCAACCGTTCGGACGCCGATCCGGCACGCGGTCAGAGGCTGGCGGAAGCGCTCAAGCTCGCCGAACAGCTTGGCGCCGCCAATGTCGTGCTGACGAGCGACGATCTCGTCGCCAGCGTGCTGGAATATGCGCGCCGCAACAACGTCACCCAGATCGTCGTCGGAAAATCGCATCGCAGGGGTTGGCGCGCCTGGTTCCATCGCTCGCTCGCCCCTGCCCTGCTGGAGGCGCAAAACGGTGCGGCGCTTCACATCATCACCGATATCGCCTCCGTACCGGCCGGCCCGCCCCCGACTGCGCCGACGCGCGATCTCTCCTGGCGCGGCCATATCGGCGCGGCGGTCATGGTCGCCGCGGCAGTCGTCGTCGCGACATTGGTCGATCGCCAGGCGGAGAACGCCAACCTCGCCATGCTGTTTCTCGTCAGCGTGCTGGGAGCGGGCGTCGCCTTCGGCCTTTGGCCGTCGCTGACCGCGGCAGGGCTCGCTGCCCTCGCCTACAACTTCTTCTTCCTCGAGCCGCGCCTGTCGATGTGGATCGGCAATCCCGCGGATGTGCTGACCTTCGCCGTGTTCTTCGTCGCGGCCGTCGCCACCGGCGGCCTGACCGGGCGCATCCGCGACCAGGCCAAGGCGACGGCGCGGCGCGCCTCGGCGATCACGGCGCTGCTGGCGGCAAGCCGCAGGCTTTCGGGCGCAGCGCGCCGGGAGGACGCCGCGACCGTGCTGGCCGAGCAGCTTTCGGCGGCAACGGCCGGGAAGGTCATCGTCCTGCTGCCGCAAGGAGACGAGATCGCGCCCAGCGCCGGTGCGCCCTCGCTGGAGCCGTTGACTACCGCCGACATGACGGCCGCGCGCTGGAGCTGGAACCGGGGCGAGCCCGCCGGAGCCGGCACCGGCACGCTGCCCAATGTCGCCTGGACCTTCCGGCCCTTGCAGGGCGTGCGGGCGCGCACGGGCGTGGTCGGGTTCGAGCCCAAGGCCCTGCTGGGTGCGGAGAATGAGCGTTTTGCCATGGCGCTGCTCGACCAGGGCGCGATTGCGCTGGAGCGGGTGGAGCTCGCCGCAGCCGCCGTCGATGCCGAGGCGCTGCGCCGGACGGACCGATTGCGCTCGGCGCTATTGAACTCGGTCAGCCATGATCTGCGCACACCGCTCGCCACCGTGCTCGGCTCGGTGACGACGCTGATCGATTTCGGCAAGAGCGTCGAGCCGGCCGTGGCCGACGATCTGCTTTTGTCGATTCGCGAGGAGGCCGAGCGCCTCAACCGCTATGTCGGCGACCTGCTCGACATGACGCGGCTGGAGGGCGGCGCGCTGGTGACACGCCGCGACTGGACCGATGTCCGCGACGTGATCTCGGCCGCGATCGCGCGGGTCTCGCGGCGGCTGGAGAACCGCCGCATCCAGCGCGATTTTCCAGCCGAACTTTCGGCCGTGCCAGCCGACCCGTCCTTGCTCGAACAGGCCCTGGTCAACATCCTGGAGAACGCGATCGCCTATAGCGAGAACGGTTCGCTGATCGAAACCGCTGCCTATGAGGACCGGGGCAATGTCGTGATCTCGATCGAGGACGAAGGTCGCGGCATCCCGACTGCCGAGCTCGAACGCGTCTTCGAGAAGTTCCGGCGCATGGAAGAAGCGACTGATCGCGGCGGCGAGCGCGGCAAGGGGGCAGGCCTCGGCCTTGCCATCTCCAAGGGCTTTGTCGAGGCGATGGGCGGGCGCATCGCAGCCGCGAGCCCGATCCAGGACCGGCCCGACGGTTCCAAGGGCGGCACCCGCATATTGATCAGCCTGCGCAAGGACGGCGCGGCGCCGGAGGTTCTGTCATGA
- a CDS encoding DUF2849 domain-containing protein yields MAAAPKRVPLPAILLANDLLDGDVVFAVTDANGQLAWTRDPALALVASDDPAAESLEAFAAAELAGNRVVDAYLVDVAMETGQPVPRHFRERFKTLGPSNRPDLGKQAGDGISAGQRV; encoded by the coding sequence ATGGCTGCCGCCCCCAAGCGCGTTCCCTTGCCGGCGATCCTGCTCGCCAACGATCTGCTCGACGGCGATGTCGTCTTCGCTGTCACCGATGCCAACGGACAACTCGCCTGGACGCGCGATCCGGCGCTGGCGCTGGTCGCCTCGGACGACCCCGCCGCAGAGAGCCTCGAGGCTTTCGCCGCGGCCGAGCTCGCGGGCAATCGCGTGGTCGATGCCTATCTCGTCGATGTCGCCATGGAGACCGGCCAGCCGGTTCCGCGGCATTTCCGCGAGAGGTTCAAAACGCTGGGGCCCAGCAACCGTCCCGATCTCGGCAAGCAGGCCGGGGACGGGATCTCTGCCGGGCAGAGGGTCTGA
- the cysT gene encoding sulfate ABC transporter permease subunit CysT: protein MAAATSVWRQPSILPGFGIALGITLSALSLIVLVPLVALALKAASAGPADIWAVTTSPRTLAALRLSFLGALFAACVNAVFGMILAWVLVRYEFPGRRFIDAAVDLPFALPTAVAGIALTAIYAPNGWVGSLLAPYGIKVAYTPLGVMVALIFVGLPFVVRTVQPVLEEMQADVEEAAALLGAGRWRTIFTVILPPIYPALLTGFVLAFARAVGEYGSVIFIAGNVPMVSEIAPLLIVIRLEQFDYAGAAVVAMLMLLISFALIVFVNLIQARARRRFGDV from the coding sequence ATGGCGGCGGCGACCTCAGTTTGGCGGCAACCGAGCATCCTGCCAGGATTCGGCATCGCGCTCGGCATCACGCTGAGCGCCTTGTCCCTGATCGTGCTCGTGCCGCTGGTGGCGCTGGCGCTGAAGGCGGCGAGCGCCGGCCCGGCCGATATCTGGGCAGTGACAACCTCGCCGCGTACGCTGGCAGCGCTGCGCTTGTCATTTCTGGGAGCTCTGTTCGCTGCCTGCGTCAACGCCGTCTTCGGCATGATCCTCGCCTGGGTGCTGGTGCGTTACGAGTTTCCGGGTCGTCGTTTCATCGATGCAGCGGTTGACCTGCCCTTCGCCTTGCCGACGGCGGTCGCCGGCATCGCGCTCACGGCGATCTATGCGCCCAATGGCTGGGTCGGCAGCTTGCTGGCGCCCTATGGCATCAAGGTCGCCTATACGCCGCTCGGCGTGATGGTGGCGCTGATCTTCGTCGGCCTGCCCTTCGTCGTGCGCACCGTGCAGCCGGTGCTGGAGGAGATGCAGGCCGATGTCGAGGAGGCCGCGGCGCTGCTCGGGGCCGGCCGCTGGCGCACCATCTTCACGGTGATCCTGCCTCCGATCTATCCGGCGTTGCTGACCGGCTTCGTCCTCGCCTTTGCGCGCGCGGTCGGCGAATACGGCTCGGTGATCTTCATCGCCGGCAATGTGCCGATGGTCTCGGAGATCGCGCCCCTGCTGATCGTGATCCGCCTGGAGCAATTCGACTATGCCGGCGCCGCCGTCGTTGCGATGCTGATGCTGTTGATCTCCTTTGCCCTCATCGTCTTCGTCAACCTGATCCAGGCGCGGGCCCGCCGGAGGTTCGGCGATGTCTGA
- a CDS encoding sulfate ABC transporter substrate-binding protein, translated as MTQPIFRRVLRAGLVLGAFSLCFGVVAGARAQTELLNVSYDPTRELYRDLNAAFIAEWNAKNAKKITTIRQSHGGSGAQARTVIDGLNADVVTLALAGDIDAIAQRSKKLPENWQTRLPNNSSPYTSTIVFLVRKGNPKALKDWGDLVKPGVQIITPNPKTSGGARWNYLAAWAYADKAFNKDEAKVRDYIGKLLANVPVLDTGARGATTTFTQRGIGDVLLAWENEAFLALHEFGADKFDIVVPSLSILAEPPVALVDANVDAKGTRAEAQAYLDFLYTPKAQAIIAKNYYRPRNVEAAAPKDIANFPKLELVTIDKDFGGWAKAQPAHFGDGGTFDQLYKPAR; from the coding sequence ATGACGCAACCTATCTTTCGCCGTGTGCTTAGAGCCGGGCTCGTGCTCGGGGCCTTCTCCTTGTGCTTCGGCGTCGTGGCCGGCGCACGCGCCCAGACCGAGTTGCTGAACGTCTCCTACGACCCGACGCGGGAGCTCTACCGCGACCTCAACGCGGCTTTCATCGCCGAATGGAACGCGAAGAACGCCAAGAAGATCACGACCATCCGCCAGTCCCATGGCGGCTCGGGCGCACAGGCCCGTACCGTCATCGATGGTCTCAATGCGGATGTGGTGACGCTCGCCCTCGCAGGCGACATCGACGCCATCGCCCAGCGCTCGAAGAAGCTGCCGGAAAACTGGCAGACGCGCCTGCCCAACAACTCCTCGCCCTACACCTCGACGATCGTCTTCCTCGTCCGCAAGGGCAATCCCAAGGCGCTCAAGGACTGGGGCGACCTGGTCAAGCCGGGCGTGCAGATCATCACGCCGAACCCGAAGACCTCGGGCGGGGCGCGCTGGAACTATCTCGCCGCCTGGGCCTATGCCGACAAGGCCTTCAACAAGGACGAGGCGAAGGTCCGCGACTATATCGGCAAGCTTTTGGCAAACGTGCCCGTGCTCGACACCGGCGCGCGCGGCGCGACCACGACCTTCACCCAGCGCGGCATCGGCGACGTGCTCCTGGCCTGGGAGAACGAGGCCTTCCTCGCCTTGCATGAATTCGGCGCCGACAAGTTCGATATCGTCGTGCCGAGCCTCTCGATCCTGGCGGAGCCGCCGGTCGCGCTGGTCGACGCCAATGTCGACGCCAAGGGCACCCGGGCTGAGGCACAGGCCTATCTCGACTTCCTCTACACGCCGAAGGCCCAGGCGATCATCGCGAAGAACTATTATCGGCCGCGCAATGTCGAGGCGGCCGCCCCCAAGGACATCGCGAACTTCCCAAAGCTCGAGCTGGTCACGATCGACAAGGACTTCGGCGGCTGGGCCAAGGCGCAGCCGGCCCATTTCGGCGACGGCGGCACCTTCGACCAGCTCTACAAGCCGGCGCGCTAG
- a CDS encoding nitrite/sulfite reductase, with protein sequence MYRYDEFDERFVRERVAQFRDQVARRLDGSITEDEFKPLRLKNGVYLQLHAYMLRIAIPYGTLSSKQLRQLALIGERYDRGYGHFTTRQNLQFNWPKLRDVPEILDLLADVEMHCIQTSGNCIRNVTADHFAGVAQDEIEDPRPTAELIRQWSSLHPEFDYLPRKFKIAVTGAEHDRAVIKAHDIGLRLRRHPDTHEVSYEVSVGGGLGRTPMIGKVVRDYLPKNDLLAFLEAIMRVYNLEGRRDNKYKARVKILVHEIGVEEFRRRVEEEFARLDGPSVNADPAEVARIADYFKTPDYEVLPATSRVLEATKAANPAFARWIEVNTIPHKAPGYAALTISLKPVGEAPGDATSDQMRLVADLAEQYSQAEIRVTHAQNLVLPYVRQRDLFAIWQRLGEAGLASANIGLITDIISCPGLDYCALATARSIPIAQAIQHRFADDNRQKAIGELNIKISGCINACGHHHVGHIGILGLEKRGIESYQITLGGDATENAAIGEILGPGLAAEDVPDAIERIVNVYLSERAEGESFIENVRRIGLAPFKAAFQEVAHAVA encoded by the coding sequence ATGTACCGCTATGATGAATTCGACGAGCGTTTTGTCCGCGAGCGGGTCGCCCAGTTCCGCGACCAGGTGGCGCGCCGCCTCGACGGCTCGATCACCGAGGACGAGTTCAAGCCGCTGCGGCTCAAGAACGGCGTCTATCTGCAGCTCCACGCCTATATGCTGCGCATCGCCATCCCCTATGGCACGCTGTCGTCGAAGCAGCTGCGCCAGCTTGCGCTGATCGGCGAACGCTACGACCGCGGCTACGGCCATTTCACCACGCGCCAGAACCTGCAGTTCAACTGGCCGAAGCTGCGCGACGTGCCCGAAATCCTGGATCTGCTCGCCGATGTCGAGATGCATTGCATCCAGACCTCCGGCAACTGCATCCGTAACGTCACGGCCGACCATTTCGCCGGCGTGGCGCAGGACGAGATCGAGGATCCGCGCCCGACCGCCGAATTGATCCGGCAATGGTCGTCGCTGCATCCGGAATTCGACTACCTGCCGCGCAAGTTCAAGATCGCGGTGACCGGCGCCGAGCATGACCGCGCCGTGATCAAGGCGCACGATATCGGCCTGCGCCTGCGCCGCCATCCCGACACCCATGAAGTCAGCTACGAGGTCAGCGTCGGCGGCGGCCTCGGTCGCACCCCGATGATCGGCAAGGTCGTGCGCGACTACCTGCCCAAGAATGACCTGCTCGCCTTCCTCGAGGCGATCATGCGGGTCTATAATCTCGAAGGCCGGCGCGACAACAAATACAAGGCGCGGGTCAAGATCCTCGTCCATGAGATCGGTGTCGAAGAATTCCGCCGTCGCGTCGAGGAGGAGTTCGCCCGGCTCGATGGCCCGTCAGTGAACGCCGATCCGGCCGAGGTCGCGCGCATCGCCGACTATTTCAAGACGCCCGATTATGAGGTCCTGCCGGCGACGAGCCGGGTGCTGGAGGCGACGAAGGCCGCCAACCCGGCTTTCGCGCGCTGGATCGAGGTCAATACGATCCCGCACAAGGCGCCGGGCTATGCGGCGCTGACGATCTCGCTGAAACCCGTCGGCGAGGCGCCGGGCGATGCGACCTCCGACCAGATGCGGCTCGTCGCCGATCTTGCCGAGCAGTATTCGCAAGCCGAAATCCGCGTGACCCATGCGCAGAACCTCGTGCTGCCCTATGTCCGCCAGCGCGACCTCTTCGCGATCTGGCAGAGGCTCGGCGAAGCGGGGCTCGCAAGCGCCAATATCGGCCTGATCACCGACATCATTTCCTGCCCCGGGCTCGATTACTGCGCGCTGGCGACGGCGCGTTCGATCCCGATCGCACAGGCGATCCAGCATCGTTTCGCCGACGACAATCGCCAGAAGGCGATCGGCGAGCTCAACATCAAGATTTCGGGCTGCATCAACGCCTGCGGCCACCACCATGTCGGCCATATCGGCATTCTTGGCCTGGAGAAGCGCGGGATCGAATCCTATCAGATCACGCTTGGCGGCGACGCGACCGAGAACGCCGCGATCGGCGAGATCCTGGGGCCAGGCCTCGCGGCGGAGGATGTTCCCGACGCAATCGAGCGGATCGTGAACGTCTATCTCTCCGAGCGGGCCGAGGGCGAGAGCTTCATCGAGAACGTCCGTCGCATCGGCCTTGCCCCGTTCAAGGCCGCCTTCCAGGAGGTCGCCCATGCCGTTGCTTGA
- the cysG gene encoding siroheme synthase CysG, producing MSERQPEPTTARRIDRLATLPLFHKLEGRKVVLAGGSESALWKAELIAAAGADLRVFAGDAADRFTDFANEPPAGHVTVVARHWQPDDLADAALAIGDIEDLAEARAFAAAARQLGVPVNVVDKPEFCDFAFGSLVNRSPLIVAISTDGAAPVFGQAIRAKIEGLLPAGLKSWAQAAKDWRPAVQVRELPFALRRAFWERFTARAIAAPERDPGEIDRSDLFSALDRLENAHDGTGRVTLVGAGPGDPELLTLKAIRALQSADIILYDDLVSSGVLEFARREAKRMLVGKTGYGPSVKQSDINALIVALAGQGKHVVRLKGGDPGIFGRAGEEIEACAAANIPVAIVPGISAAQGAAASLGLSLTHRDHARRLQFVTGHARSGDLPDDLDWQAMADPYATTVIYMARATLAGFRDRAVAAGLDPQTPAVAVLAATRPDEVRVAATIATLPDMLTQLPAKGPVLVLVGHALGAVAATSVSQDLRRA from the coding sequence ATGAGCGAAAGACAACCAGAGCCGACCACCGCGCGCCGCATCGACCGGCTGGCGACGCTGCCGCTCTTCCACAAGCTGGAGGGACGCAAGGTCGTGCTCGCCGGCGGCAGCGAGAGCGCGCTCTGGAAGGCCGAATTGATCGCGGCGGCTGGAGCCGACCTCCGTGTTTTCGCCGGCGATGCGGCTGACCGCTTCACGGACTTCGCCAACGAGCCACCCGCCGGCCATGTGACCGTGGTCGCCCGGCATTGGCAGCCGGACGATCTGGCCGACGCGGCGCTTGCCATCGGCGATATCGAGGATCTCGCCGAGGCGCGCGCCTTCGCGGCAGCTGCGCGGCAGCTGGGCGTACCGGTCAATGTCGTCGACAAGCCCGAATTCTGCGATTTCGCCTTCGGTTCGCTGGTCAACCGTTCGCCCTTGATCGTCGCGATCTCGACCGACGGCGCCGCGCCCGTCTTCGGGCAGGCGATTCGCGCCAAGATCGAAGGGTTGCTGCCGGCCGGGTTGAAGAGCTGGGCCCAGGCGGCCAAGGACTGGCGGCCCGCCGTGCAGGTGCGTGAGCTTCCTTTCGCGCTTCGCCGCGCCTTCTGGGAGCGCTTCACGGCGCGCGCCATCGCAGCTCCCGAACGAGACCCCGGCGAGATCGACAGGAGCGACCTCTTCAGCGCGCTCGACCGACTTGAAAACGCCCATGACGGCACAGGCCGGGTGACCCTGGTCGGTGCCGGCCCGGGCGACCCGGAGCTCCTGACGCTGAAGGCCATCCGCGCACTGCAGAGCGCCGACATCATCTTGTATGACGACCTCGTCTCGTCTGGCGTGCTGGAATTCGCCCGCCGCGAAGCCAAGCGCATGCTGGTCGGCAAGACCGGCTATGGGCCGTCCGTCAAACAGAGTGACATCAACGCCCTGATCGTCGCACTGGCTGGTCAGGGCAAGCATGTCGTGCGCCTCAAGGGCGGCGACCCCGGCATCTTCGGCCGCGCCGGCGAGGAGATCGAGGCCTGTGCCGCCGCCAATATCCCGGTCGCGATCGTGCCCGGCATCTCGGCGGCGCAAGGGGCTGCGGCCTCGCTTGGCCTGTCGCTGACCCATCGCGACCATGCGCGCCGCCTGCAATTCGTCACCGGCCATGCCCGCAGCGGCGACCTGCCTGACGATCTCGACTGGCAGGCCATGGCCGATCCCTATGCGACGACGGTGATCTACATGGCCCGCGCCACGCTCGCAGGCTTCCGCGACCGCGCCGTGGCGGCCGGGCTCGATCCGCAGACACCGGCCGTTGCCGTGCTGGCGGCGACGCGGCCGGACGAAGTCCGGGTGGCCGCGACGATCGCGACATTGCCTGATATGCTCACCCAGTTGCCGGCCAAGGGGCCTGTGCTCGTCCTGGTGGGGCATGCGCTGGGGGCGGTAGCCGCCACCAGCGTATCGCAGGATTTGCGCCGGGCCTGA
- the kdpC gene encoding potassium-transporting ATPase subunit KdpC, whose amino-acid sequence MWSHLRPAIVSMVFFTLLLGIAYPLGVTGLSQAMFPAQAGGSLIRNQAGEIIGSEWIGQIFKDDAYLRPRPSAAGKDGYDAANSSGSNFGPLNEDLATRIKTDAEAIRAADGAGPLPADAVQASGSGLDPHISPENAARQIERIARTRGAQPAEVAEIIAQNTQGYLLGFIGRPRVNVLTANLALDARYPKAQAKP is encoded by the coding sequence ATGTGGTCCCATCTTCGCCCCGCCATCGTCTCGATGGTCTTCTTCACCCTCCTGCTCGGCATCGCCTATCCGCTCGGCGTCACCGGGCTCTCCCAGGCCATGTTTCCGGCGCAGGCCGGTGGCTCGCTGATCCGCAACCAGGCCGGCGAGATCATCGGCTCGGAATGGATCGGCCAGATCTTCAAGGACGATGCCTATCTGCGGCCCCGCCCCTCGGCTGCCGGCAAGGACGGCTATGACGCTGCCAATTCCTCCGGCTCCAATTTCGGGCCGCTGAACGAGGACCTCGCCACGCGCATCAAGACCGATGCCGAGGCGATCCGCGCCGCTGACGGCGCCGGCCCGCTGCCGGCTGACGCCGTTCAAGCATCGGGTTCGGGTCTCGACCCGCATATCTCGCCGGAGAACGCGGCCCGCCAGATCGAGCGCATCGCTAGGACGCGCGGCGCCCAGCCGGCTGAGGTCGCCGAGATCATCGCCCAGAACACGCAAGGTTATCTGCTCGGTTTCATCGGCCGGCCGCGCGTCAACGTGCTGACCGCCAACCTCGCCCTCGACGCACGCTATCCGAAGGCTCAAGCTAAGCCGTAA
- a CDS encoding response regulator, producing the protein MTAFRPRILVIDDEPQIHRFLGPALDAAGYEHVRADDATAGLREIARKPPDAVVLDLGLPDMDGKEALAKARAFYDGPVIILSARDRETEKIDALDAGADDYVEKPFGVGELLARLRVALRHRIERQGAEATIRSGDVEIDLVNRRISRAGVHVKLSPKEYDLLASLAGGNGRVLTHRQILTAVWGPAHEHDVQYLRVFVGQLRQKLEDDPAAPKLIETEPGVGYRLGGLV; encoded by the coding sequence ATGACTGCTTTCCGCCCCCGCATCCTTGTCATCGACGACGAGCCGCAGATCCACCGCTTCCTCGGCCCCGCGCTCGATGCGGCGGGTTACGAGCATGTCCGCGCCGACGACGCCACGGCCGGCCTGCGCGAGATCGCGCGCAAACCGCCCGACGCCGTGGTGCTCGATCTCGGCCTGCCCGACATGGACGGCAAGGAGGCCCTGGCCAAGGCACGCGCCTTCTATGACGGGCCGGTGATCATCCTCTCGGCCCGGGACCGCGAGACCGAGAAGATCGACGCGCTCGATGCCGGCGCCGATGACTATGTCGAAAAGCCCTTCGGCGTCGGGGAATTGCTGGCGCGCCTGCGCGTTGCGCTGCGCCACCGCATCGAGCGGCAAGGCGCGGAGGCGACGATCCGCTCAGGCGATGTCGAGATCGACCTCGTCAACCGCCGCATCAGCCGCGCCGGGGTGCATGTCAAACTCTCACCGAAGGAATACGACCTGCTCGCCAGCCTGGCCGGCGGAAACGGCCGCGTGCTGACGCATCGCCAGATCCTGACCGCGGTCTGGGGGCCGGCGCATGAGCATGACGTGCAGTATCTGCGCGTCTTCGTCGGGCAGTTGCGCCAGAAGCTCGAGGATGACCCTGCGGCGCCGAAGCTGATCGAGACCGAACCCGGCGTGGGCTATCGGCTGGGCGGATTGGTCTGA